The region CACGGCCCAAACAAGCCCGTGCAGCCAGAGCCGCGTGTTCTCCGGCACCCAGGGGCACGGAACACAAAGGGATCCCTATGAGAGTTCAGAGCCGCACGGCAAGGGCTTGGTGaacccccgtgggggggggggcagagataaCTCGAGTGATGCCATTTGCTTCCCAacacggagccccccccccccccccgaggtgtGGCGGGCTGGGCGGTGGCTCCCGTTCTTTAAATCCAGTGAAACACACAAACGGCACTTGAACATCTTGGTAAAAGTCATTGTAACCCTTCCCAGCCTCCCTCGCCTCGCCAATCACAGCTCCTGGGCCCCAgaattcccccttccccagctgcccgCCCCCGGCCCTTGCCCCCCTCGGGGAGGCGCTCAGCGCCTGAATGCCGGTATTGACATGTAAAGTGGGTCCCCGGTATaaatcctgcctccctcccccggctgcGAACTCCCGGGGCCGCTCGTTCCCGGAGAGGGGGAACATGGTCACCCAGCCCGGAGGGCAGGAGAAACCGCAGCTTTGCAGCTTCCGCAAGGTTTGCTAGCAGCACTCGGCCGGAGGAAAGAagcgggccgggggccgggggccgggggagtGAAAGCCAAACCCCGGTAACATTTCCCTTCTCCCCCGCAGATCTCAAAACCCTTGAtggagaagaagagaagagccAGGATCAATGTGTCTCTGGAGCAACTGAAGGCTCTGCTAGAAAAGCACTATTCTCACCACgtgagtcaccccccccccccccggtacccaCTACCCCTCGCCCCCAGATCACCACACTGTCTAGACAGGTTTCCCAGGCCAGCGGGCACTTCTTGGCTCCGCCTTTACAGTGGAACCGAATCACTGGACTATGGCCCGTTCAGTACGTTATTGATCGcggtgggtctctctctctctccagatcaGAAAGCGCAAACTGGAGAAGGCAGATATCCTGGAGCTGAGCGTCAAGTACATGAAAAGCCTCCAGAATTCTGTCCAAGGTAAAACTTCCGTTGCCCTCCCGTCTCCTCGCGGGAGTAGCAGGGCTCATGGCGGTTGTTGCTGGGTAGAAGGGGCTTGTGTTAATCTGGATCGAAGCTCAAGGTTGCGGGGTCCCGCCGGTTGCATCCCAATGATGCGAATCCACGAGCTGTGGTGCAAGGAGCCAGAATCTCATCTGGGGCACCGGGGCGGCAGCAGTGTCTGGTTATTGGGCTGCCTTCGGCcgtgcctgggctccctgggcgcCTCAAGACACTGGTTTGAAATTTACTCTGGATTTAGATCCCACGCCCTGTTAGATCGATGGCACCGAGCCCCGTGTGGACACGACTCTGCCCGGTCCCTTTGCTCGGTCAATTGCAGTTTCTATGAATCCCTTGGAGCCTCCGTGGCTCGCAGGCTGGGGCGGAGCAGTGCCGGACTGGCCGGAGAGCCCGCGGCGGTAACTGGACcccccagagggggaggggccgagTAGCAGCTGTTTTCCTGGCTTGTCTGCAGGCCGGATTAGGGCAGGCGCGTGCCGCGCGGATTGGCCCCGTCCTCCTCCCAAGAGCAGGTTGCACTCAGGCAGGACGGGTTGCGCGCGCAGGAGAGAGCCGCGAGTAACGCAGAGTCCTGGATCCACGCGCCCCAGTGTGGCGAAGCGGGGCTCCCCCAGCGCCCACTGGCTGTTCAGAGACCCCGCGCCCCGCTGGCCAGGGGCCCAGCGCAGAGTCTTGGGCTCCCAGCGGTGCGGATCTGCAGGATGGGGcgggcaggagcagcagtgatgCTATCGGGGTGGGCCCTGGAGGCTCCCGGCTGGCATTGATGGGGCGGGCTGGGGCCCTCCCCGGCGCCGGGGGGGTCCCGCTGCTGCAAGGCTGCTGATCCGCTCTCCGTTCTCCCAGGGGCTGACTACCAGGCCGGCTTCCGGAGCTGCCTGCACGGGGTGAACCAGTTCCTGCTGCGCTCCGAGGGGGCCAGCGAAGCTTCCTCCTTccacctgctgcaggagctcgCCCGGGCCTCCCCGCGGGTGAGCGGCTCCGGCTGCAGCACCACGGACAGCAGCCCCCTCGCGCCGCGCCCGgggccccggggctcccggcccGGCGGCCGCGCGGCCGAGCAGAGGGGGCCTGTGCAGAAAGCCGGCGGCTCCACCCAGCGCCCCCGGGCCCCTGgcgctcccagctcccagccccggacTGAGCCGGGCGCTGCTGCCCCGCGGCGCGGCCCCGTGCAGCAAAGACCCTCCGGGCCCAGCAGGAGCCAGGCACTGTGGCGGCCCTGGTAGCGCGCGCCTCCCCCACGCGCGGCTTGGTCAGGAGAACGTGGGCGGGCGGGGGCGTTTCCCTGCCCGCGGGCGCTAGAGCGCAGGAGGGACGTGGCCGGGGGTTAGGCTCACCCCCGCTGGGCTCGGTCCTTCGCTAGCCAGCGCCCCGGGCGCGCAGAGCGCAGGGGCGGAGGTTCTCCGCCCAGCCGGGGAGATGCAGGACCCGGGGGACGCATTTCATTGTTTTAAATATCGCCCCCGCTTCCAAGGGGCGCCGAGGCGGCAGCGTGTTTGTACCCGGCTCCCGGGTTTAATAAACCGGCTCCCACATCCCGTGTCTCGGTTTCTTTCCCCGCACGGCCCAGCAAGGGAGCTGGCGGGGTCAGGGATGACGTGGGAGAAAGAAACACAACAAAGTTCCCGGAGAACCGAAGGCGCCTGCTCGCTCCCCGGGCcgcagggcgggggcagaggaGCTTCAAATATTAAACGAGTTTGAACAAAACTCTCAAGGCAGCTGGGAGCGTTGAAACGCGGAACGGCGGGGAGCAAAGCGATGCTGCAAAAGGCAAAGTGCCCCCCAGAGCCGGGACATTGTCCGCGGGAAGCAGGGACCCGTGTAGGGCGGCCCATTGGCTCCAGCCAAGGTCCTGCACAGGGGACACGAtcctggggaggctgcagggtgcagAGCGTCTCCTGCCGCCCGGACAAACGCTCAAAGGGCGGCGACTGTGCCGGACATTCCTTAGGCCCGTCCACACTGGACCCCGTCGGGAGCCGCCTTGCGCAGCCTGCCCGCAGAGCGCCGGTGGGGGACACACCCCGGCCCCTTTGCCTCGATCAGACTTCTCCCCTCCAACGCCTGGCAGTCACTGCTGCTTTCCACCCCAGAGCAAGTGCGCGTCCCCCTGGTGCTCGGCTGTTTGCAGTCagcccaggctgtggggctaaccagccgccagctcctcccccccccgaggaCCTTCCCGGCCAGGGAAAGGCTGGGGGAACAGGAGGCTTCCATGGAAAAGAACATTTCGGCCTCTCCCTGAGCCTGAACCACTTAATGAAACAGGCAGGTGGGGATTAACCAGTGCGtctaaagtacccagcctcagctCCTAATTCCTGAGACCTTTTACTCCCAAACCACCTAGCAAAAGCATCCTGCCGCTAACCCACGGCTAGCCTGACCCCAGGACTCTCAGTAACTGGGACTATTCGCCTGCCAGTGCCAGCCCAgagggggccctaagcaggaatacttccccccccccatgccaaaACAGGCAGGTGCTTATAATGAAAAGTGA is a window of Emys orbicularis isolate rEmyOrb1 chromosome 22, rEmyOrb1.hap1, whole genome shotgun sequence DNA encoding:
- the HES3 gene encoding transcription factor HES-3; this encodes MEKKRRARINVSLEQLKALLEKHYSHHIRKRKLEKADILELSVKYMKSLQNSVQGADYQAGFRSCLHGVNQFLLRSEGASEASSFHLLQELARASPRVSGSGCSTTDSSPLAPRPGPRGSRPGGRAAEQRGPVQKAGGSTQRPRAPGAPSSQPRTEPGAAAPRRGPVQQRPSGPSRSQALWRPW